One genomic segment of Burkholderia pyrrocinia includes these proteins:
- a CDS encoding DUF2946 family protein has product MDDIVRQALAKWPDVPHCTGWLLLDRRGEWRLRDDAAQAAGELGSPIRHAALNAFIGRNYECDAHGQWFFQNGPQRVYVELAYTPWIVRLAERDGKLTLTDQTGAPFEPGEAWLDDGGGVLFHDGGTPPRVAALHDHDLGLFADHADFDATPPVLRWRDGRTLPLGHIVCADVPARFGYVASPARQARDAADSGN; this is encoded by the coding sequence ATGGATGACATCGTCAGGCAGGCGCTCGCCAAATGGCCGGACGTGCCGCACTGCACCGGCTGGCTGCTGCTCGACCGGCGCGGCGAATGGCGGCTGCGCGACGACGCGGCGCAGGCGGCCGGCGAGCTCGGCTCGCCGATCCGGCATGCGGCGCTGAACGCGTTCATCGGCCGCAACTACGAATGCGACGCGCACGGCCAGTGGTTCTTCCAGAACGGGCCGCAGCGCGTGTACGTCGAGCTCGCCTATACGCCGTGGATCGTCCGGCTCGCCGAGCGCGACGGAAAGCTCACGCTCACCGACCAGACGGGCGCACCGTTTGAACCGGGCGAAGCGTGGCTCGACGATGGGGGCGGCGTGCTGTTTCACGATGGGGGCACACCGCCGCGCGTCGCGGCGCTGCACGACCACGACCTCGGGCTGTTCGCCGATCACGCGGATTTCGACGCCACGCCGCCCGTGCTGCGCTGGCGTGACGGCCGCACGCTGCCGCTCGGCCACATCGTGTGCGCGGACGTGCCTGCACGGTTCGGCTACGTCGCAAGTCCGGCACGACAGGCACGCGACGCGGCCGACAGCGGCAACTGA
- a CDS encoding M48 family metalloprotease — protein sequence MRVKQLLAVSLSVALALPPSGHAQSASAPPLEAAAGDSPSISTVPSGIATGVFGTYGGAESRFAGTGGASAPAASLRAPLRALELPDLGDGSGGSLTPRAERRLGERVMREVRRDPDYLDDWLVRDYLNAMAARLAAAAAARYIGGYMPDFDLFPVRDPQINAFSMPGGFIGINSGLVVTTQTESELASVVGHEMGHVLQRHIARMISASEKTGYTALATMLLGVLAGVLARSGDLGSAIAVGGQAYAVDNQLRFSRSAEREADRVGFQLLAGAGYDPYGMPGFFERLDRASMGDAGVPAYARTHPLTGERIADMEDRARRAPYRQPRQSAEYGFVRARLRVLQNRAPTDISAEARRMQLEIDDRTAPNVAANEYGIALANMLLGQYDAADKALASARGALDARERREGDPATSSPSLDVLAADIARRAGRTDDAVRLAALAQRRWPASHAAIVAHLQALIAARRFAEAQALARAQAKADPEQPDWWDYLAKASDGKGDVLARRRALAEKLALDGAWPSAIRQLKEARDAKDVSFYEQSIIGARLLEFEARYKEEREDDKNGRG from the coding sequence ATGCGTGTCAAACAGTTGCTTGCCGTGTCGCTGTCGGTAGCGCTCGCATTGCCGCCGAGCGGCCATGCGCAGAGCGCGTCCGCGCCACCGCTCGAGGCGGCGGCCGGCGATTCCCCGTCGATTTCCACCGTGCCGTCAGGCATCGCGACCGGCGTGTTCGGTACGTACGGCGGCGCGGAGAGCCGGTTTGCGGGCACGGGCGGTGCGTCGGCGCCGGCCGCGAGCCTGCGCGCGCCGCTGCGCGCACTCGAGCTGCCCGATCTCGGCGACGGCTCCGGCGGTTCGCTGACGCCGCGGGCCGAGCGCCGGCTCGGCGAGCGCGTGATGCGCGAAGTGCGGCGCGATCCCGACTATCTCGACGACTGGCTCGTGCGCGACTACCTGAACGCGATGGCGGCTCGCCTCGCGGCCGCGGCGGCCGCGCGCTATATCGGCGGATACATGCCGGACTTCGACCTGTTCCCGGTGCGCGACCCGCAGATCAACGCATTCTCGATGCCGGGCGGCTTCATCGGGATCAACAGCGGGCTCGTCGTGACGACGCAGACGGAATCGGAACTCGCGTCAGTGGTCGGCCACGAGATGGGCCACGTGCTGCAGCGGCACATCGCACGGATGATCAGCGCAAGCGAGAAGACCGGCTACACGGCGCTCGCGACGATGCTGCTCGGCGTGCTGGCCGGCGTGCTCGCGAGAAGCGGCGATCTCGGCAGCGCGATCGCGGTGGGCGGGCAGGCGTACGCGGTCGACAACCAGTTGCGCTTCTCGCGTTCGGCCGAGCGCGAGGCCGATCGCGTCGGCTTCCAGTTGCTCGCCGGCGCGGGCTACGACCCGTACGGGATGCCGGGCTTCTTCGAGCGGCTCGACCGCGCGTCGATGGGCGATGCGGGCGTGCCGGCCTATGCGCGCACGCACCCGCTGACCGGCGAGCGGATCGCCGACATGGAGGATCGCGCGCGCCGCGCGCCGTACCGGCAGCCGCGCCAGTCGGCCGAATACGGATTCGTGCGCGCGCGGCTGCGCGTCCTGCAGAACCGCGCGCCAACCGATATCTCGGCCGAAGCGCGCCGGATGCAGCTCGAGATCGATGATCGCACGGCGCCGAACGTCGCGGCGAACGAGTACGGCATCGCGCTCGCGAACATGCTGCTCGGCCAGTACGACGCAGCAGACAAGGCGCTCGCATCGGCGCGCGGCGCGCTCGATGCGCGCGAGCGGCGCGAGGGCGACCCGGCGACCAGTTCGCCGAGCCTCGACGTGCTGGCCGCCGACATCGCGCGCCGTGCGGGCCGGACCGACGATGCGGTGCGGCTCGCGGCGCTCGCGCAGCGGCGCTGGCCGGCGTCGCACGCGGCGATCGTCGCGCACCTGCAGGCGCTGATCGCCGCGCGCCGCTTCGCCGAAGCGCAGGCGCTCGCACGCGCGCAGGCGAAGGCCGATCCCGAGCAGCCGGACTGGTGGGACTACCTCGCGAAGGCGAGCGACGGCAAGGGCGACGTGCTCGCGCGGCGCCGCGCGCTCGCGGAGAAACTCGCGCTCGACGGCGCGTGGCCGTCGGCGATCCGCCAGTTGAAGGAAGCGCGCGACGCGAAGGACGTGTCGTTCTACGAGCAGTCGATCATCGGCGCGCGATTGCTGGAATTCGAGGCGCGCTACAAGGAAGAGCGCGAAGACGACAAGAACGGCCGCGGGTAG
- a CDS encoding type VI secretion system Vgr family protein, which yields MNSQELRSALLAGPVQHERLVKLDTPLGPDVLLPHRVKGRSRLGRHFEFTVDTVSVSDNLELKKLIAQPVTLWIQQADQSYAPHHGYVHAARRLGSDSGVTHYQIVFASFLHFLKFRRDQRIWQDRSADDIITDVLNQHPQAKGRFTFRLYQPLPSRSFCMQYEDDWNFVHRLMESEGLYGFWEQDKDGKSHQLVIVDRIDALPALSPRTVRFHHAGTGDEADTLVQFSGTRTLRSVERTTRTFDYKQPPTASNPKATHTPTIANQGDLPQQLEVYEYTGAYTYPEQSRGDHLSKIWMEEQESHAKRFHGVGGVRRMDAGRTFEFADHPEHDKDDAGQREFAVIETAWIIVNNLPVGDGEAAFPHSLQAEVGSIVQAGGADRSRVRHPDGSEGFFRINVEAQRTTVPFRSPLEHAKPPMHLQSAIVVAPQGEEVHTDELNRVKVRFHWDRLNDGDEKASCWLRAVTSDSGNGYGAVHPHRSGEEVLVDFLGGDCDRPIIVGKLYNGATSPQWHTNGILSGYRSKEYAGAGYNQLVLDDATSQNRVHLYSSQTNAHLHLGYLIDHTGNNRGSYLGSGFDLRSDAFGAVRANRGLYVTTHPKQPASQPLDVEETQQQLVRAEGLMEAMSDVSAQHQGESLDPGHSALKQFTDATQNSVSGSASGGRTAGGGTGSANAFKEPVMLFGSPAGIGMSTQQSTQLAADRHINLVSGQSTHVAAGKSLIASVLDRISLFAQNAGMKLFAGKGKVEVQAHADNIELTAQKALKLMAVTESIEGAAAKEILLTSGGAYIRIAGGNIEVHAPGKIDIKGAQHAFSGPTHLSQTMPTLPNSTGNYDQAFIAHWAGTDIPVANTRYQMFSNGKLLSEGVTNAAGETGLTQSHVPHDVVVKFLGKSNG from the coding sequence ATGAATTCGCAAGAGTTAAGAAGCGCGTTGCTGGCCGGACCGGTTCAGCATGAACGGCTTGTCAAACTGGATACGCCGCTCGGCCCCGACGTCCTGCTGCCGCATCGCGTCAAGGGACGCTCGCGGCTCGGGCGTCATTTCGAGTTCACTGTCGATACCGTCTCGGTATCCGACAACCTCGAACTCAAGAAACTGATCGCGCAGCCGGTAACGCTGTGGATCCAGCAGGCCGACCAGTCGTACGCGCCTCACCACGGCTACGTACATGCCGCCCGCCGGCTCGGATCGGACAGCGGCGTCACACACTATCAGATCGTCTTTGCGTCGTTCCTGCACTTCCTGAAGTTCCGCCGCGATCAGCGCATCTGGCAGGACCGGTCCGCGGACGACATCATCACCGACGTGCTGAACCAGCATCCGCAGGCCAAGGGTCGCTTCACCTTCAGGCTCTACCAGCCGCTGCCGTCCCGCTCGTTCTGCATGCAATACGAAGACGACTGGAATTTCGTGCATCGCCTGATGGAATCGGAAGGCCTGTACGGCTTCTGGGAACAGGACAAGGACGGCAAGTCGCATCAGCTCGTCATCGTCGACCGCATCGACGCATTGCCCGCGCTGTCGCCGCGAACCGTGCGCTTTCATCATGCAGGCACGGGCGACGAAGCCGACACGCTCGTCCAGTTTTCCGGTACGCGTACGCTGCGAAGCGTCGAGCGCACCACGCGCACGTTCGACTACAAGCAGCCGCCCACCGCGTCGAATCCGAAAGCGACCCATACGCCGACGATCGCGAACCAGGGTGACCTGCCGCAGCAGCTCGAAGTCTACGAATACACGGGCGCCTACACGTACCCCGAGCAGTCCCGCGGCGATCATCTGTCGAAGATCTGGATGGAGGAGCAGGAGTCGCACGCGAAGCGCTTTCACGGCGTCGGCGGTGTGCGGCGCATGGACGCGGGACGCACGTTCGAGTTCGCGGATCACCCCGAACACGACAAGGACGATGCCGGCCAGCGCGAATTCGCCGTGATCGAGACGGCATGGATCATCGTCAACAACCTGCCCGTCGGTGACGGCGAGGCCGCCTTCCCGCACAGCCTGCAGGCCGAGGTCGGCAGCATCGTGCAAGCCGGCGGTGCCGACCGGTCGCGCGTTCGCCATCCTGACGGCAGCGAGGGCTTTTTCCGGATCAACGTCGAAGCGCAGCGCACGACCGTGCCGTTCCGCAGCCCGCTCGAACATGCGAAACCGCCGATGCACCTGCAATCGGCGATCGTCGTCGCACCGCAAGGCGAGGAAGTCCATACCGACGAACTCAACCGGGTCAAGGTCCGCTTCCATTGGGACCGCCTCAACGACGGCGACGAGAAGGCATCGTGCTGGCTGCGTGCCGTGACGTCGGATTCGGGCAATGGCTACGGCGCCGTTCACCCGCACCGCAGCGGCGAGGAGGTGCTGGTCGATTTCCTCGGCGGCGACTGCGATCGCCCGATCATCGTCGGCAAGCTGTACAACGGCGCGACGAGCCCGCAGTGGCACACCAACGGGATCCTGTCCGGATACCGGTCCAAGGAATACGCGGGCGCCGGCTACAACCAGCTGGTGCTCGACGACGCGACATCGCAGAACCGCGTGCACCTGTACAGCAGCCAGACCAACGCACACCTGCACCTCGGCTACCTGATCGACCACACGGGCAACAACCGCGGCAGCTATCTCGGCAGCGGCTTCGACCTGCGGTCCGACGCATTTGGCGCCGTGCGCGCGAATCGCGGCCTGTACGTCACGACGCATCCGAAACAGCCGGCAAGCCAACCGCTCGACGTCGAGGAGACGCAACAGCAACTCGTTCGCGCGGAAGGCCTGATGGAGGCGATGTCGGATGTCAGCGCACAGCATCAGGGCGAGTCGCTCGACCCCGGCCACTCGGCGCTGAAGCAGTTCACCGACGCGACGCAGAACAGCGTGAGCGGCAGTGCGTCGGGCGGCCGAACTGCCGGCGGCGGAACCGGCAGCGCCAATGCGTTCAAGGAGCCGGTGATGCTGTTCGGCAGCCCGGCCGGCATCGGGATGTCCACGCAGCAGTCCACGCAGCTTGCCGCGGACCGGCACATCAATCTCGTCAGCGGGCAAAGCACGCACGTCGCCGCCGGAAAGTCGCTGATCGCGAGCGTCCTCGACCGCATCAGCCTGTTCGCGCAGAACGCGGGGATGAAACTGTTCGCGGGCAAGGGCAAGGTCGAAGTCCAGGCGCACGCGGACAACATCGAGCTGACCGCGCAGAAGGCGCTGAAGCTGATGGCGGTCACCGAGTCGATCGAAGGCGCCGCGGCGAAGGAAATCCTGCTGACGTCCGGCGGCGCCTACATCCGCATCGCGGGCGGCAACATCGAAGTGCACGCGCCCGGCAAGATCGACATCAAGGGTGCGCAGCATGCGTTCAGCGGCCCCACGCACCTGTCGCAAACCATGCCGACGCTGCCGAACTCGACCGGCAACTACGATCAGGCGTTCATCGCGCACTGGGCCGGCACCGACATTCCGGTCGCGAACACGCGGTACCAGATGTTCTCGAACGGCAAGCTGCTCTCGGAAGGCGTCACCAACGCGGCGGGTGAGACGGGGCTCACACAGAGCCACGTGCCGCATGACGTCGTCGTCAAGTTTCTAGGGAAATCGAATGGCTGA
- a CDS encoding WD40/YVTN/BNR-like repeat-containing protein, with protein MRNLSILKRLAAIALGSAALSFLYESTGARWETVSSEVMWPDPPVGGGDFYLNGSAIMSLTVSDPVITLKPASELKDPMVAEPTEAWMNNAGETLNRRTANFFRGTIDHGLQRFFQAPGQHTAWWHSRDGNIHLISAGWISYTSPQTADDLVPQQTRVWKSLDGGHHWSRLEWPEHEDIEQFLFIDAQHGYAIGWGPTVRRTSDGGESWKQIAPPPGAIVPGETRRKFKGVNLGPDGVLRVAYHVDRSATAPARSVIYRLAPDQQAFVPDAVLPNQSVVQLASTPATAGSYALYVLSRLDNESDIDATRDRGHRTGALSSWTNAQPEHVRQLATFDKKLILGGLDVGRDGLLLVYAIDPKQAIDDPPVAQMFSSTDAGKTWKQFDDETIYRSKYFDPDTNTLYSLLGARLKKLSFPMRNAVVSKD; from the coding sequence ATGCGAAATCTGTCCATTTTGAAGCGACTGGCTGCCATCGCGCTCGGCAGCGCCGCGCTGAGTTTTCTGTACGAAAGCACCGGCGCTCGATGGGAAACCGTTTCGTCGGAGGTCATGTGGCCGGACCCGCCGGTGGGTGGCGGGGATTTCTACCTCAATGGCAGCGCGATCATGTCGCTCACGGTCTCCGATCCCGTGATTACGTTGAAGCCTGCCAGCGAGTTGAAAGACCCGATGGTCGCCGAACCCACTGAAGCATGGATGAACAATGCGGGAGAAACGCTGAATCGACGAACCGCGAATTTTTTCCGCGGTACGATCGATCACGGGCTGCAGCGCTTCTTTCAGGCGCCCGGCCAGCACACCGCGTGGTGGCATTCGCGGGACGGGAACATCCACTTGATCAGTGCCGGCTGGATAAGCTACACGTCTCCGCAGACTGCAGATGATCTCGTCCCGCAGCAAACCCGGGTCTGGAAATCGCTCGACGGCGGCCACCACTGGTCACGGCTCGAATGGCCCGAGCACGAAGATATCGAACAATTCCTTTTCATCGATGCGCAGCACGGCTACGCGATCGGCTGGGGCCCTACCGTCCGACGCACATCGGACGGCGGCGAATCCTGGAAGCAGATTGCGCCACCGCCGGGCGCGATTGTCCCCGGTGAAACTCGGCGCAAGTTCAAAGGCGTGAACCTTGGCCCGGATGGCGTACTGCGAGTGGCTTACCACGTTGATCGATCAGCCACGGCCCCTGCCCGCAGCGTCATATATCGGCTCGCCCCGGATCAGCAGGCGTTCGTTCCGGATGCCGTCCTGCCGAACCAGTCAGTCGTCCAGCTCGCGTCGACGCCTGCCACGGCCGGGAGCTACGCGCTTTACGTGCTGTCCCGCCTCGACAATGAGAGCGACATCGACGCCACACGGGATCGCGGACACCGGACCGGCGCACTTTCCTCATGGACGAACGCGCAACCCGAGCACGTCCGGCAATTGGCGACGTTTGACAAGAAGCTCATTCTGGGTGGCCTCGACGTGGGCCGCGATGGCCTGCTGCTCGTGTACGCGATCGATCCCAAGCAGGCAATCGACGATCCACCGGTCGCCCAGATGTTCAGTAGCACTGACGCGGGCAAGACCTGGAAGCAGTTTGACGACGAGACGATCTATCGCAGCAAGTACTTCGACCCGGAT
- a CDS encoding hydrolase, producing the protein MSTASPPTSPLTGASAPDDDTLRYHAPRWLPNSHAQTIVPALFARRPAVAYRRERWETPDHDFIDLDWVAYLDSAAPPPDAPLFVLFHGLEGSSGSHYALAMMAAARAQGWHAVVPHFRSCSGEINRQPRFYHLADSAEVDWILRRLAAQHRGPLVAAGVSLGGNVLLRWLGEHRSDTSILRAAAAISTPIDVHAGGRALSQGFAMIYTRSFLKTLKRKALAKLDQYPGLFDRDAMLQAVTMRDFDEVVTAPLHGFADADDYWTKATTRPLLPAIDVPTLILNARNDPFLPESALPGPADVSPAVELDQPAAGGHAGFMTGPFPGRLDWLSARVFGYCSKFVDHG; encoded by the coding sequence ATGAGTACGGCTTCTCCGCCCACCTCGCCGCTGACCGGGGCCTCGGCCCCAGACGACGACACACTGCGCTATCACGCGCCACGCTGGCTGCCGAACAGCCATGCGCAAACCATCGTGCCCGCGCTGTTCGCGCGACGACCGGCCGTCGCGTACCGGCGCGAGCGCTGGGAAACCCCCGATCACGACTTCATCGATCTCGACTGGGTCGCCTATCTCGATAGTGCGGCGCCACCGCCCGATGCGCCGCTGTTCGTGCTGTTCCACGGCCTCGAAGGCAGCTCCGGTTCGCACTACGCGCTCGCGATGATGGCCGCCGCACGCGCCCAAGGCTGGCACGCCGTCGTGCCGCACTTTCGCAGTTGCAGCGGCGAGATCAACCGCCAGCCGCGCTTCTACCATCTCGCCGACAGCGCCGAGGTCGACTGGATCCTGCGCCGGCTCGCCGCGCAGCATCGCGGCCCGCTGGTCGCCGCCGGCGTATCGCTCGGCGGCAACGTGCTGCTGCGCTGGCTCGGCGAGCATCGCAGCGATACGTCGATCCTCCGGGCGGCCGCCGCGATCTCGACGCCGATCGACGTGCATGCGGGCGGCCGCGCGCTGTCGCAGGGGTTCGCGATGATCTATACGCGCAGCTTCCTGAAGACGCTCAAGCGCAAGGCGCTCGCGAAGCTCGACCAGTATCCGGGGCTGTTCGACCGCGACGCGATGCTGCAGGCCGTGACGATGCGCGACTTCGACGAGGTCGTGACCGCGCCGCTGCACGGTTTCGCGGACGCCGACGACTACTGGACGAAGGCGACGACGCGGCCGCTGCTGCCCGCGATCGACGTGCCGACGCTGATCCTCAACGCCCGCAACGACCCGTTCCTGCCCGAATCGGCACTACCGGGCCCGGCCGACGTATCGCCGGCCGTCGAGCTCGACCAGCCCGCGGCCGGCGGGCACGCGGGATTCATGACCGGGCCGTTCCCCGGCCGCCTCGACTGGCTGTCGGCGCGGGTGTTCGGCTATTGCTCGAAATTCGTCGACCATGGATGA
- the moaC gene encoding cyclic pyranopterin monophosphate synthase MoaC, protein MSGLTHFDAAGHAHMVDVGGKQETQRIAIARGTIRMLPATFALIRDGKAKKGDVLGVARIAAIQGAKRTADLIPLCHPLALTRVAVDFELDDALPGVHCVVQVETFGRTGVEMEALTAVQVGLLTVYDMCKAVDRGMVITEVSVREKRGGKSGDWKAEDVAG, encoded by the coding sequence ATGTCAGGACTCACCCATTTCGATGCCGCCGGCCATGCGCACATGGTCGACGTCGGCGGCAAGCAGGAAACCCAACGCATCGCGATCGCGCGCGGCACGATCCGGATGCTGCCGGCCACGTTCGCGCTGATCCGCGACGGCAAGGCAAAGAAAGGCGACGTGCTCGGCGTCGCGCGCATCGCGGCCATCCAGGGCGCCAAGCGCACGGCCGACCTCATTCCGCTGTGCCACCCGCTCGCGCTGACGCGCGTGGCCGTCGACTTCGAACTCGACGATGCGCTGCCGGGCGTGCACTGCGTCGTGCAGGTCGAGACGTTCGGCCGGACCGGCGTCGAGATGGAAGCGCTGACCGCCGTGCAGGTCGGGCTGCTGACCGTCTACGACATGTGCAAGGCGGTCGATCGCGGGATGGTGATCACCGAGGTGAGCGTGCGGGAAAAGCGCGGCGGGAAGTCGGGGGACTGGAAGGCGGAAGACGTCGCGGGTTGA
- a CDS encoding nuclear transport factor 2 family protein, with the protein MPRFARLFEAAADTLNAYYQAVADANLDALLALWIDEDFASCVWADGEHLHGLDQIRSGLANRLATRPVTIEPLDIRVYDSLGTVVYTIAEAHQQADLTAEPDMVFATYVMIHERGEWRIAHIHASPIPEQAAGQFAAKIRHGQGPLH; encoded by the coding sequence ATGCCACGTTTTGCCCGCCTCTTCGAAGCCGCTGCCGATACGCTGAACGCCTACTACCAGGCCGTCGCCGATGCCAATCTCGACGCGCTGCTGGCGTTGTGGATCGACGAGGATTTCGCCAGCTGCGTGTGGGCGGACGGCGAGCATCTGCATGGCCTCGACCAGATCCGCAGCGGGCTCGCGAACCGGCTCGCGACACGCCCGGTGACGATCGAACCGCTCGACATTCGCGTCTACGACAGCCTCGGCACAGTCGTCTACACGATCGCCGAAGCGCATCAGCAGGCCGACCTGACGGCCGAACCCGACATGGTTTTCGCGACGTACGTGATGATTCACGAACGCGGCGAGTGGCGCATCGCGCACATCCACGCGAGCCCGATTCCCGAACAAGCGGCCGGGCAGTTCGCCGCGAAGATCCGTCATGGGCAGGGCCCGCTGCACTGA
- a CDS encoding zinc-finger domain-containing protein, with protein sequence MSEIKEMPLVELTAKDLPAYCPNPAMARWSAHPRVFIDVSHGEARCPYCGTRYKLRDGEVVKGH encoded by the coding sequence ATGAGTGAAATCAAGGAAATGCCGCTGGTCGAGCTGACGGCCAAGGATCTTCCCGCCTACTGCCCGAACCCGGCCATGGCGCGCTGGAGCGCTCACCCGCGCGTCTTCATCGACGTCTCGCACGGCGAGGCGCGCTGCCCGTACTGCGGCACGCGCTACAAGCTGCGCGACGGCGAGGTCGTCAAGGGCCACTGA
- the waaF gene encoding lipopolysaccharide heptosyltransferase II, with amino-acid sequence MRRALVIAPNWIGDALMAQPLFALLTKLHPRIAIDAVAPSWVAPVLERMPEIHDVYATDLAHGKLQLLRRWQLASDLRDVGYDAAYVLPNSLKSAVIPWLANIPLRIGYTGEHRYGLLNVRHANPDKSGERPPMTTHYAALAYAPGAKLPESMKTLPAPRLDADLNETARVSARFNLDTRKPLVVFCPGAEYGPAKRWPPEHFASLATIVHQSFPYTQIVALGSQKDAAAAQAIADHAPNVRNLCGQTSLSEACALIARANAVVTNDSGLMHVAAALRRPLVALYGSTDPRHTPPLSDLAKVQWLHLECSPCFERECPLGHLKCLRELGPEQVFGDLRGMLVGQR; translated from the coding sequence ATGCGTCGAGCGCTGGTTATCGCACCGAACTGGATCGGTGACGCATTGATGGCGCAGCCGCTTTTTGCGCTGCTGACGAAACTCCATCCCCGCATCGCGATCGATGCCGTCGCGCCCTCGTGGGTCGCGCCCGTGCTCGAGCGGATGCCCGAGATCCACGATGTCTACGCGACCGATCTCGCGCACGGCAAGCTGCAGTTGCTGCGCCGCTGGCAGCTCGCGAGCGACCTGCGCGACGTCGGCTACGACGCGGCGTACGTGCTGCCGAATTCGCTGAAGTCCGCGGTGATCCCGTGGCTCGCGAACATCCCGCTGCGGATCGGCTATACGGGCGAGCACCGCTACGGGCTGTTGAACGTGCGGCACGCGAACCCCGACAAGTCGGGCGAGCGGCCGCCGATGACGACCCACTACGCGGCGCTCGCATACGCGCCGGGCGCGAAGCTGCCCGAGTCGATGAAGACGCTGCCCGCGCCGCGCCTCGACGCCGACCTGAACGAGACGGCGCGCGTGTCCGCGCGCTTCAATCTCGATACGCGCAAGCCGCTCGTCGTGTTCTGCCCGGGCGCCGAATACGGCCCGGCCAAGCGCTGGCCGCCCGAGCACTTCGCGTCGCTCGCGACGATCGTGCACCAGTCGTTCCCGTACACGCAGATCGTCGCGCTCGGCTCGCAGAAGGACGCCGCGGCCGCGCAGGCGATCGCCGACCACGCGCCGAACGTGCGCAACCTGTGCGGGCAAACGTCGCTGTCCGAGGCGTGCGCGCTGATCGCGCGCGCGAACGCGGTCGTCACCAACGATTCGGGGCTGATGCACGTCGCCGCCGCGCTGCGCCGGCCGCTCGTCGCGCTGTACGGATCGACCGATCCGCGCCACACCCCTCCGCTGTCGGACCTGGCGAAGGTACAATGGCTGCATCTCGAATGCAGTCCCTGCTTCGAACGCGAGTGCCCGCTCGGCCACCTGAAGTGCCTGCGCGAACTCGGTCCCGAGCAGGTATTCGGCGATTTGCGCGGCATGCTCGTCGGGCAACGCTGA
- a CDS encoding WD40/YVTN/BNR-like repeat-containing protein, whose amino-acid sequence MTSGWKTVSTEFMRNDKPYGAGAFRVQRNDFMSLKVARPELTFKPESEQKNPDVAEFAEPWMDDSNERLNRSTVSFLRGTLGGNVALHFRQPGQTASWWYSPDWRVLYVSTGWMDYKAPRPDDGAVPQTTKLWKSSDGGQHWSQLQWQADHNISRLLFIDAQRGYAIGWGPRVWRTADGGQSWQAIKAPPGAIVQGKPRRTFDGTNLGPDGTLRVAYQGANAEHPQLAGIVSRLGWDQQDFTQEAVLPGQVVVSLESPPAPSRDYALYALSRASSESGGGHGAGTLSTWTSEHPDHIRQLHTFEDRLTLNGLSAGRNGVLLVHATDPNTANGGGSPIDLTISSTDDGKTWQQTTDKASQGGYFDPESNTLYSVFAYTLRKRQF is encoded by the coding sequence ATGACTTCAGGGTGGAAAACGGTATCGACCGAATTCATGCGCAACGACAAGCCGTACGGCGCGGGCGCATTTCGCGTGCAACGTAACGACTTCATGTCATTGAAGGTTGCGAGACCGGAACTCACGTTCAAGCCGGAAAGCGAGCAGAAGAACCCTGACGTCGCGGAGTTCGCCGAACCGTGGATGGACGACTCGAACGAGCGCCTGAACCGGTCCACCGTCAGTTTCCTGCGCGGCACCTTGGGCGGCAACGTCGCACTCCACTTCCGGCAGCCGGGCCAGACCGCGTCATGGTGGTACTCGCCCGACTGGCGTGTCCTGTACGTCAGTACCGGCTGGATGGATTACAAGGCGCCTCGCCCCGACGACGGCGCGGTCCCTCAGACCACCAAGCTCTGGAAATCGAGCGATGGAGGCCAGCACTGGTCCCAACTCCAATGGCAGGCGGACCATAACATCAGCCGGTTGCTGTTCATCGACGCTCAACGTGGCTACGCGATCGGCTGGGGGCCGCGTGTCTGGCGAACGGCAGACGGCGGCCAATCGTGGCAGGCAATCAAGGCGCCTCCAGGCGCGATCGTCCAGGGCAAGCCGCGCAGAACTTTCGACGGTACCAACCTCGGCCCGGACGGCACATTGCGCGTTGCCTATCAGGGCGCCAACGCCGAGCATCCGCAACTGGCCGGCATCGTCAGTCGGCTCGGCTGGGATCAGCAGGACTTCACCCAGGAAGCGGTGCTGCCCGGACAAGTCGTCGTCAGCCTCGAATCACCGCCGGCACCCTCTCGGGATTACGCCCTGTATGCGCTGTCACGCGCGAGTAGTGAATCCGGTGGCGGCCATGGTGCAGGTACCCTTTCAACCTGGACCAGCGAGCACCCCGATCACATCCGGCAGTTGCACACATTCGAAGATCGCTTGACGCTCAACGGACTGAGCGCGGGGCGCAACGGCGTCCTGCTTGTCCACGCGACCGATCCAAACACCGCCAACGGCGGTGGCTCGCCCATCGACCTGACCATTAGCAGCACCGACGACGGCAAGACGTGGCAGCAGACCACCGACAAGGCTTCGCAGGGCGGCTACTTTGACCCGGAATCGAATACGCTCTACTCGGTGTTTGCCTACACGCTGAGGAAGCGGCAATTCTGA